AATGAGGGTCAGTCCTTGATTCAAAAACACAATGCCAATTGAAACTCTATCATTATGCTTCCCTCCCCTAAAAAAGCCTATACTCCGAGAAGATTTAAAggttgttggaaaaaaaaaaaggttaaaaaagttATGTAAagtgatataatggatagagcattggacttagaAACTCGAATTTCTCTCTTGCCTCAGAGACTAACTTTTTGTGGCCCTGGACTATCcactctgtctctcagtctcagtgtcctcatttgtaaaatggggataatagcacttaGTTCACTGGGATAAAATGAGAATActtttaaaagcccttcataaaccttaaagcactgtatatttatttttatattaatctcTGGTTCCATGCCATCCTGCCacctcaagaagatgaatttgtCCCACTACTGAAAGAGGAGAGACATTTTTTCACTCTTCGCCCATCCCAAGTAGCCAACAAGTGATCTCAATCCTTTGAAATACAGCCTAATAGCATTGGAATGATTTTAGATATGGCAGCTAGGGAATGCAGTGGATTAAGTGCTGGCCTAATAGAGTCCAGAAGgctgaggttcaaatcctgtctcagacaactgtgtgaccctggagaactAGTTTggcctcaactacaaaatgaagataataaccggtaaagggctttgcaaagcttaaagggctatataaatgctagctattattattataatagatgTGTTAATTTGGCTTAGGGGAAACAGGCCAGGGATGGGACTAAGGAGAGACAGAGGTTCCCCTACTTACAGATTTTGTGATCTTGGATAAACTGTTTCATGTCTCAATGCAGCTCTCGGTGAAGTTATCAGTAAATGGAGAGTATTAGATTATTTATCAGCTGCAGTAAAGAGGAAAGTACACTGGATTTGAAGGGAAAGGACCCGACTTCCAAATTTGACTTGTAATCACAGATCCTAGATAAAAATCACTTTCCCTCTTAcagtatccttatctgtaaaatgaagagtttggactagattattactaaggttccttccaaacCCGTGATCCCATGATGAAATGACctctaaatttctatttattatccAAACCCTTCTTTGAAGTCTCCTTCCGAACCATTAGTTGACTCTATGCTCTAATAAGGTAATTTTTGTGAATCACTTTAGTACATTGGTAGGTACATAGTAAATggcaaaataataaattactttcctctttccccttgaTTGTGGTCTTCATAAGAGCAGGGTCtgctcttgcctttctttttaattccCAGTGCTTCGGAAAAACGTCTTCAATAaaaaggcacttaatacatgtttactgaCTGAGCTTCCCATTctccctctaattttttttatttgtttgttctagtctccctctcctccttctttttgcTCCCCTGCCCCCACTCCACCTCAGCCAAGGCTTCTCAATTGTTGTGTGCTTTGTAGACAAACTGTATTTTCATTGACTTCAATCTCCCAGCAATCACGTAAAGTACCATAAAACCACACAACTTCGCTCCAACCCATTACACGTGCGCTAAGGCCTCAAGTAAATGGTAAAGTGAGTTCTCTGATTTTTCAAATCCAGCCCAAGTTCAAAACAGAGAGGTCAGCTCAGCAATGATCAGGCCACCGGAGCTGCCCTCTCAGACCCTGGAAGCAGACAGATAAAGAGCAGGATAGTAAGGCAAGCTGGGTGTGAGGACCCTTCTCCTAACCTCTGTGGATCCCCAGCTCTCATTACGACACTGGCCAAAACATTCCAGTCTGATCAACAAATTAAGAATGACTCCAAGATCTACACGTCCCCCGGAGATCACTGGGATTTTCCACTTTTCCTTAAATCTCAATTTCCTACCCTCTCCCTATTTGGTGTGGGCAAAGGTGATCGACTCCCTGACCTAAGGTCTCAGCTTTTCCACCCAACCAGTGTCCAAAACagtctgggagggaagaggagggatgtGTGTTCACACAGGCACCACGCAGAGTGAGAGAGAGGGCGATACCCATGGAGCCGTCGGGCTTCCTGTATCTGCTCAGCGGGAGGATTAAGAGGCTCCCAGAGTCCAGAGCCCCAGCGCGCAGGGAGCCAGACGTGAATTGCAGGAGTTAAATGACTCCAACAGGTCTCCTCTGAAGGAGATGAAACCAAGAAAGTAACTCTCCCGATCAGGAAGCAAGAGAAACTCTGCAAAGTCAGCACCTGGGGTTGGAGGGAGGCTGGGGGCCCTCTCAGTCCAAGCGTACTCTGGCGTGCCCCTGGGCGAGGCTCCccacctcctctccctccccaacctgGGGCCGAGCACCTGTTCCACCGAAGCCAAACCCCAAAAACGATTGTGCAAACCAGAAATCCAAGTTCAGTAACCAATCACAGGCGGATTACGCGGAGGGAAGTTCCGGGCGGGCGCCGCTTTCTACAGGTGCTGCGCTCACCCAGGGAGCGGCTAGGAGACCGGACGGTGGGAACCCCAGCTCTAGAACTTCCACTGGCGGCCCTAGAGAAAACTCCTTGGACCCAGAGAGGGCTTAGCTCCAAATTCGGTCCACGCGCATCCTCGCCCAAACCAGCTTAGGCTGACCCGGCCaccaccctccctccccttcctagGTTCCCAGAAAGAGCAGACCCCCAGGTGGTGGTCCCAGCCCTGCGCGCTCTCTCACCTGCAAACTTAGACCGGCCGCTGCCCCGAGGCCTCGGCGTCTCTTGGAGCTAGCAGCCGGCTCAGCTCCGCTCCCCTTTGCCTGGCCCACGGGCTGCTAGGGAGCCGTCTCCTTCCTGGTCACCTCCACCGCCCGGAGCCGGGGAGGAGGTAGAACACGCCCAGTTATTTACATAAAGAACGGGGAGGGGCCCTGAGCCTCCCGAATATCCGCGTGGCCCCGCCCCATCCTCCCCAGAAGTGCCAGCCTGGGTGTCCCCCAGAGTACAGTCCAATGGCCCCCTGGAGATTACCGGGACGAAAGTTCGCGGAACTGGAGAGGAACAGCTGAAGAGCTGGCAAAGAGAGCAGGGAAAGTGGGGGGAGGGCAAACATCCAATCCCGAGCCAAGAGCAGGCAAAGGGCGGGGCCAAAAGCTGAACGTGAATATTCATGTGGGCGCCACGCCTACCCCCTAACTTACCTGGGAGTACCTGGGAGCCGAACTACTGTCTCCGCCCCGCCCAATGTTCCACCGCCGGTGGGGAAGCATGAAGTAGTTCTCAAAAGGTAGTTCTCTAGTTCTCCAAACCCTCCCCCACAATCAGCTACGGCTACGGTGGGGAGGGGCATAAATTCACAAAGTTCCCTTCGGCTCTGAAGAGTCAACTCTAGTATCTCACTATTAAAGAATTGCTAGCTGACAAACTGTCCAGTTtccagaatgaatgaaaaaaaaaaaaagcatttatttaagtaaCTGCTAGATGCCTCAAagatacaaagatttttaaaaggggcAATTTTTGCACTCAGGGTCCATCCTAATAGAAGACATACATTTAAGCCAGAAGTACCTAGTGGAgggagtttttttggggggaagtggATTGAGAATCGCTGGGGAGGGGTATAGTGAGATGGCCTGGGTGGATGGCTGGACTTGATAAGAAGGTGAAGCTTTGTTTCTAATTAAGTTGGAGACCCAGAAGCAGGAAACACTCCTCTCAACTTGGGATCTCACGGAAACCTCCCCCTAAACTCTTCAGGGGACAAGAATGGCATTGATACTTAGCTCTGGTCTTAAACAACAAGTAGCTGGTTGCGGGTAGGGGAAGGATGCTGGGCACAGGTTGAGAAAGAGGAGCTGCAGTCCATGGCCCTTCAGTTGGTAGCAATAGAATCAATATGAGGGAGCTGGTGAATGTGGGAGCTGTCCCACAGAACAGCTGTTGCCACATGGAGTAATTTAAGAGCCAATGACTTGTTCATGGCTCTCTTATATACCCATTTTCTTTATTCTGGCACCTTGAAAGTTGGCAAGAGCTACCATCCTGTAGAAACAGTTGTATTTCAAGAAACTGATCCACTATCTCTATCTCAAAAAGGATAGGAGCAAGGAGAAAGAGTcctgagaaaggaaagggagaaagctAGGTTCTACTCTACTTTCCTTACTCAAACCCCAACGCAGAGGAAAATGCTTTAGACTCCAGTGATGCCGGAATGCCTACTCATCTAGTGCAAGGTAGATAATATTCCTGTCCCCGAGCCCCACACCCCAGAAATGGGTTTAGATGGAAGAATAAAACTGGATGACATGGGTCTTTGCCCTGCAGGTTAAGAAACAAGGTAAAGGTAAGGAATGATCCCCTCCATTGCTTCCAGGTAGAGGAATTGAGTGGATTGGAAAGTGGGGGTGTTGGATTTGACAAAATACCCCAAAACAGTCATATCAGACATAAGAAAGAAGTTTAATGGCTTTAACTTCATCCAGGTTTTCCCAGATGCAATTCAAGTTCTCTTACATTAACACAGGACCAAGATTTTGTCATCTGGCCTGTGGAAAGAAAGGTACTAGGTCCTAAGGGCAGCAATAGAAGAATCAGAGCAATCAGGAGGACTGTTCTCCCAGTAAGGCAATACAATTTGCCTGGCATTTTTCAAGCCTGCTCTTCTATGGAGGTGGCTTAAGCTGGAATGAACATTGGTAAAGCATCAGACAAAGGCTCCAATGCAGGAGACAACTGAAAATGGGGGGTCTGAGTGGTAAGTCATTCCTGAGAGCAAAGGCTGCCAAAATGGAAGcaacatttttctccatcataTTAACTCTGACCTAGGCCAGAGGCTATCAAGATGAGTTCTGGAGGCCAGTTGGTCAATGTGCCAGGTCCACTGGTAATGTGAAATCTCTGAAGCTATAGAAAGCGATATCACCATGATCCACCAGGGCGAAGATCAAGGGAACATCCCCACTCTGGAAGGATAGCCGCTTGAGGGTGCGGAGGTCTGGTACCGGTTCATCAAATCTGCAGAGATAAATGAGTCTTTGAAGGACTCCACAACAATGGTCAAGCCTCCAAGTTCCCTCAGATTTCTCAGCCCAGGGTCTTTGAGAAAGGAATTAATGGTTAAGGTGAAACAGCTCTGGCCTCAAAGTCTCGCCAAGGCTCAGGAGCTCTGGCTTCGTTTGTGGGTCCCTACCAACTTATCTGCTGTGAGAAGTGACAAAAAATATGGCAGAGAACCCTGCCTACCCATCCCTTTCCCCACCCTGTCAATGGTCTCAGAAAAACAGGTGGTATCTGAGGCATTGTCTTTACAAAGACCTTCCTTGGGGTAGGTAATGGAAGAAAAGAGTCTCAAGATTACAGGGTGGGGAAGGATCTCAAAAATCATTTTTCAGAGATTCTTAACTCTATCAATAGGACTAATTTCCCCTACTCTCTGAAgcatcttactttattttttaaaccttaccttccatcttagaatcaatattgtgaatggattccaaggcagaagagtggtaagggctaggcaatagggttaagtgacttgcccagggtcacacagctaagaagtgtctgatgttAGATTTGATCCTATgacctgtctccaggcctggctctcaatccattgagctatccagctgcccctaatttatgcattttaaaacatgattctgagaaaagcTCCCTAGGCTATACCAAATTATTAGAGAAGTCCATGGCACAAATAAGGTTAGGAACTCCTGTTCCATCCCAATATATATGAATCCCTTCTGTAGTATCTCAAGTAGACTGCCATCACTTGAAAATCTCTGAGGGAAACTCACCACGTCTGGAGTGGTTCCACTTTGGGCCAACACTCACTGTTAGGAAATTTCCTATGCAAATTTACCTACTttctggggacagctaggtggctcagtggatttagagccaggcccagagatgggaggtcctgggttcaaatctgacctcagacacttcctagctgtgtgaccctgggcaagtcacttgacccccattgcctagcctttaccacccttctgctattggttccaagacagaaggtaaggtttaaaaacatttttttttacttactttcACCCCTTTTGCAAACTCTTCCCTACTCCCTCTAATtcttcctagttctgtcctttaaGGTCAAGCTAAGcgtgcctcattttttttttccactgatgGTCCTTAAAATATTTGAACACAGCTTGCTTAGGGGTCACAGTAGAAGAGCACcatagcctggagtcaggaaggctcatttttgtgagtgaaaaatccaatctcagaccctagctgtgtgatcctcagcaagtcacttaactgtttcctcatttgtaaaaagagctggagaaggaaatggcaactcactccaggatctctgcaagaaaaccctaaatgagtcATGAAGAGCCGGACACAGGGGCAGCTAcgacacagcagatagagtgccaggcctggagttggtttcagatactacctagctgtgtgaccctgggcaagtcattcagctCTACTGCTTATCTCTTgactgtcttctgccttagaattgataccaagggAGCAGCTTACTAAGGGACTCAGtggaatgccaagcctggagatgggagatcctgcgttcaaatctggcctcagacacttcctggcagtgtggctctgggcaagtctcttaatgccaattacctagcccttacctctcttctgccttggaactgatacttggtgtAGCTTAtcagacagaaggaaagggtttaatttttcttttaaatactaagacagaaaataagggttttagaaaaaaaaaagttagaaccAACTGAAAAAAAGATTCAACAACCCATTTCCTCTATTAGTCTTCTGTTCACCaagctaaacatccccagttcctacAACCAATCCTTTATGGCATGATCTTGAGAGAaagggggatggggaagaggggagaaaagagagagctgGTTTGCTTCTAGGCCTCAGCTCTTATTCTGGATCATACCCACTGATGCACATCCGAGCATATGGCTTTCCTGGGTCATTTTTCCGGAAACTGGATACACTATCTGCCTGATAGATGTTAAAAATGATCTCCATGTCCCCAGACTTCTCCAACAGCCTactgatagacagacagaaaggagaTTAAGGGGCCATGAGAACAAACTGGAATAAGGGGAAAattgggagaggaaaaggaacaaaacattagaaagcaaCTACAGTGTGCCACGcattgtgctttacaaatattattagtaGGACAGGAACTAATATTCCCTGACACTTTCTCTATTCCAATTCCTGAGGCTGAGAGCTCCCAAGTCTATTCATTCTAGTGCTCCCACCCCTATTTAGCTCCTGGAGAAGATGGCAGTTGCTGTCTGGAGAAACTGAAGGAGGGGTTTCTCCCTTCCATCTCAATTGCTTTATGGCTGAGATCAAAACTGAACTTTAGGTGTGCTGAGGACCCAAAGCTCCTAAGAACTCAGAGGAGTCTCCAGCCTCTGAAACAACGATAGAAATATTGCTTTAGAGACCTACCCATCAACTTCATCGGTGAGGTGTGTGGTCTTCAGTAAAGAGATCTGTTGTAAGACGCTGGCTGTATTCAAAAGGAAAAGAGTTATAATCCACCCTGGCGTTGTCCTCCAGGAATTAATTTGAAAGCTTAAGAAAAATtatcaggaggcagctaggtggctcagtggattgataaccAAGCCTAGACTTGGAaaatcctgggttccaatctggcctcagagacttcctaatcGTATGgttgatcctaggcaagtcacttaacccctcttaacctccactgcctagcccttattgctcgtctgctttggaaacattatacagtattgattctaaaataaaaggtaagagttaaaaaaaaaaaatcaaccatgcATTTCTAGCCTGTACCATTTCTTGGAGTAGTGAGCtccataatttaaataatttgttctttataatGGAGTTCACTAATTTGTCCTAAACTTACCTCCCATGAACAGCAAGGGGATATCCATTCCCCTCTCTGAGTGAGCAAGTCCATTTTCACCATTTCTGTACAATTCTTGTTTTCATAGACTTTGTTTCTCCATTCAACCTTTATCTACTTCCCCCCTCCTCTCATTAATTCCTTGATCATTTGAATTCATTCTCTCTGTTCCTTTGTCATATGACACATTCTCCCAGTCTAGAGCCCTCAATCATTCTTACTAGAGTCCCCAAAACAGCAGCCAGTATCACTTGCAAAGTTTCTTCCATGCAACACCAATCCTGTCAGCATTCTGTAGTTTCTAGCCTGAAGCTCCCCTTTTATAATACACacttatacattttatattttgtattgtatttaattttttaaaaacccttactacgtattggttccaaggcagaagagtggtaagggccaggcaatgggagttaagtgacttacccaggatcatccagctggaaagtgtctgaggccagatttgaacccaggacctcccatttctaggcctggctctcaattcactgagctacccagctgccccctaattaaaattttaattagatttaattattttgtataatttaattaacttatattaataaaataacacaattaaaatatttaatattaatatataaaattgcatattttatatatactcttATAGAATCATGTTCTGTCCCAAAGCAATAAGGCCTTCCTCTTGCAATAGCATACTAATGTGACCCTGATCTCCCAAAATTCTGTGAGGGACAGGGGGCCCCAAAGTTCAGAAGACAGTCATACCTGGGCTGGCTGCCTGGTCAGGGCTCAGCAGGGGAGTGACCGGCTGATCCCACAAGTTGGGGGGTCGGTTCCAGGTGTTCTGCCGCCACCTCCTCTGTAGTAGCTCCTTATACGCCCGCCAGCTGGTGCACCTCTGCACCTCGGGGTCTGCATTCACATCGCTTCGGAAGGGAGCAGACCCCCTCTGCTGCTCCCGCTCCCTCCTAGAAAGCTTCTCTTTCCGTTGATTCAGCAGCTGACACCAAGGGGCCGCATCAATTTCCCGTGCAGTGACATTCCCTGGGAGTAACTCTGGGTCTGGGGCAAGTAGTAGGGTGTGGGGGTGATCTCGGGCCATGTTAGGAAATGCGATTTGATCAAAGTCCCATCGTGGCTTAGAAACTCTCTTGTTCCCATTATTCTCCGCTGCTCTAGcctcatttcttcctccttccttcaagGTCCTTCCATGATGCTCTGTCTGGCCAGGGACTGGCTCCGGGGACTCCAGAGGCTGACTGCAGCCCTCTGGACGCTTTACATAGCCTGATTCCTGGGGTTTCTCTTCTGGGCATCTGCTGTTCTGGCTGGGGGCAGAGTGGATTGGAGCTGCCTGACTTTCATCGGCCCCATCTGCCCCTGATGGAAGATTCTCCTGTGCCTTGGGTTTCTTATCAGCGGACCTGCAGGACGTGGGAAAGAAACAGATCTGATCCCAGCGGGGTCACCAGTGGAGGATGCCATCAGTCAGCCCTAGGGAAGAAGAATTTCTGGCACCATAAAACAACTGGAGAGAAGCTGGGCTAATTTCCAACCAAAGTGGTCAAATGTTTGGTGCTGAGTTCTCCGGGAATTTAGTGCTGATGGGGTGGTACATCGTTATCACTTGCTTCCATGAATCCACATACCTGTCTCCTTCATACCTCCATCCAACCCCCCCAATAGCTGTGGGGCTGTTAGAAGGGGGACTCGTTACCGAGGACTAgaattcctccttttcctcttgccATGCCACTTTTCGGAGCTCTGAGAATTTCCACAATCCAGGTTAAGTTGCCTCTCATAAGGGGATGGGACCAAGCTGTGGAAAAACAGAGGTCTCTGAGCCCACTTTGCTAATCCAGCATCCTCTGAGCTTTATTCCCCAAGGCCAAGTTAGACAAAAAGAAGAGATGATAGAGAACAAAAGAAGAATTTGAATGAAGAGAGAGGACACCAACTAGCTAGGGTTTTATGTGCACTAAGTGATCACATGGGGCTTCTAGGATAGGAGAAATTTCCAATATTCTTACCTAGTCCTCTTTATAATCAGTGATACACAGTGATAAGAAGACAAATCCAAATTTAGAGAACAGGGTTTAACTAACTGGCCTTGTCTTTGATGAATTTTAAcatatgataataattattatattacaaaCTAATAATTAATAAGACAACAATGTTGAGAATAACAAAAGACTGCTGATTACTTGAAGGAAGGGATACTAATTTACTGTACAATCAAGGTAAACGGAAAATAGTTCTATGTTCGATACTTTATAAAGACAAAtggcatttatgtaatgctttaaggtttgcaaatcgcTATCTATCTgtctgggcagctaagtggtacagtgcaTAGAATTCTGGGCATGAAGTCATAtgacatcttcctaaattcaagtctgatctcagatacttcctagctctgtgacccagggTAGGTAAGTCATTaacactatctgcctcagtttcctcatgtgtaaaatgagctggagaaaaatggcaaactgctcaagtatctctgccaaaaaaaaaccaaaaggcgtcatgaagagtcagacatgactgaaaaattatctatctctctccatctatctttccatctatccacccatccatctctccatctagctcgatctatccatttatctatctctttccatctatccatccatccaatcatctctccatctctctctcttttcatccaTCCAATCATCTCTCCATCCCCATCtatctctcatctatctatctatatttctttctatctatctatctatctatctatctatccatccatctaaaaatctatctatccatctatctatataaacacctatctatccatctatcttaacatctatgtatctatatgtccatccatccatctatctatctatctaaacatctatctatctttctatctctctctctccatctatctatctatctaaacatctatctatctatctttctatctctctctctctccatctatctatctatttatagaaggaggcagagagggagtgCAATGTACTTCATGTCCCCATCCTACCCTCAAGGGCAGAAATAAAAATCACCCCAATTTTTCTGAACCCTATTCTCAGCTGGCAGCTTGATCTCTGGGCTGTGGCAGGTGGCCTAAGATTCTCACCGGCCcagttttttgcttctcttttcactGACTTCAGGCTGTGGTCTTTTAATGACTCCCATCAGTTTGCTAGCTGTTTTCCAGTATCCTACTTGACCTAATACAGTCAAGACAGGGCTGGAGACCACAAGAGATTTCGATGATGGACCTATCCTAATTACATGGTGGGAAGCCCTAGCTGAGTAGACCTTCAGGGTAGACAGAGAACAACCAAGTTAATTAGGATCTCAGGTCTACAACAGCCTGAAAGATCTTACCTAGGTTGGAACCTCCGAACCACATAGCCCAGTCTCTTCAGGTGGCTGAAAACctagggaaggaaggggagaggtcAGACATTCATCCAAATCTGAGGAGGAAAGGAATCTTCTAAACAGTCTTCTTTCCTGACACAAAGGTCCCAACAATGGTTACTCAGCATTTCTTCTGGTAGCTTAAGCTCCCCAAGGGCAGAAACTGGATTGCTAgattcttgttttctctttcttcccatctcctctgtttcctccttcCACCAAATCCTTACTTAGTACAGGATACTACACACAAATCATGTCAATTCAACATCCAGATGGCTCCTGCCATTAGTTTTAAGCTCCACAGGAATGTTGTTTAATCgtttttcattcatgtcctactctcatgaccccatctggggttttcttggagtggtttgtcattttcttctgcagttcattttacagataaggaaactcaggcaaacagggttaagtgacttatgcagggtcacactattaagtaagtttctgaggccaaatttgaactcaggaagagtctttttgactctaggtctggcactctatccactgagtcacagaGCTGCCCAGAGGAATTCTGTTTTAAATGCTTGGATGTCCACCTCCCTCCAGAATGCAAGGAGCTGACaggtgtgttagttaaaatcacctggggttctatttggaaggattgaacctcaatatagtgtttgacaaacttctgtggacctgtgggggtccttaaaactacatttcccgtggtccaatgggtttcctgttttggattacgaattcaaggtgagggactgttttaaatagggggaaagtgactttgaactttctctttagttacctgagtgagtggagagaggaaaggaaaatggctgagggtgaggttggaataggtttcttacaggcgcgtggtcagtttatctctatcagcatggcttttattaaaatactattcttccttttgatctcggccatcatcatttttaatcataacacaggAAAGAGCATTCCTGGAATAACTTAATGCTACCACTGGCTACTGAGTCAAATTCCTAGTTATGAATCTGCACAGGAAGGTGATAGGACCTCTCCTCCCATTTCATGACCAGTATAAACTTAGGACAACCTACatggctcacatttatatagtgtttttttttttttttaaagactttaccttctgtcttagaatcaatactaagtattggttccaaagcagaagagtggcatggGCTGGGcagtaaaggttaagtgacttgcccaggatcatatagctaggaagtgtctgaggccagatttgaacccagaatttcccatctccaggcctagctctcaatccagtaAGCCACTACCTGCCCCTATATAGTGCTTCACAAAGAAAACAATCTTCAGGATGTCCTGAAAACATCTTGGTGAGGTAGGTCATactaatttattcccattttataggtgaggaaactgaggttcaaaagtTAAATTAGaaggcttgcccatggtcacctgtctaatttaattcaacaagcatttataaagtgcctactacaCACACAGGAACTGTGCATACAAGAAGGACAATCTTGGCCTCAAAGGCTTTATCTTTTAACTGAGATAACACATTTGGTCCTAGGCTTCTAACCTGTGAGTCCATAGATATGAATCCCCCTTGGGGTCTTTGTTAAATGGGTGTTTCCTGGCCTGAGGATGTATGTATGGGGAGG
The window above is part of the Gracilinanus agilis isolate LMUSP501 chromosome 4, AgileGrace, whole genome shotgun sequence genome. Proteins encoded here:
- the TSEN54 gene encoding tRNA-splicing endonuclease subunit Sen54 — its product is MEPALEQALQSELEPEPEPEPVLVPAGRVLSPEELFAARSRDQKLPLRSHGQKVFLPDGSRAQEEQLRLCREELWTLFAEERVERRGSLVTAEWSPQNGVVTLKSFAGKFWQTMGFSEGGQQRLYPEEALYLLECGSIQLFYQDLPLSIQEAYEMLLSQDTIGFLQYQVFSHLKRLGYVVRRFQPSLVPSPYERQLNLDCGNSQSSEKWHGKRKRRNSSPRSADKKPKAQENLPSGADGADESQAAPIHSAPSQNSRCPEEKPQESGYVKRPEGCSQPLESPEPVPGQTEHHGRTLKEGGRNEARAAENNGNKRVSKPRWDFDQIAFPNMARDHPHTLLLAPDPELLPGNVTAREIDAAPWCQLLNQRKEKLSRREREQQRGSAPFRSDVNADPEVQRCTSWRAYKELLQRRWRQNTWNRPPNLWDQPVTPLLSPDQAASPASVLQQISLLKTTHLTDEVDGRLLEKSGDMEIIFNIYQADSVSSFRKNDPGKPYARMCISGFDEPVPDLRTLKRLSFQSGDVPLIFALVDHGDIAFYSFRDFTLPVDLAH